Within the Thermus oshimai DSM 12092 genome, the region GGTGAAGGCCTTCTTCGCCGACCCCTTCCAGGGGGCCCTGACCCTTTTCCTCCTGGACCTGGGCATGGTGGCGGCCTCCCGCCTTTCCGCCCTTAGGCAGGTGGGCTTCCGCCTGGTCCTCTACGGGGTGGGCCTGGCCCTCCTCCACGGGGCCTTTGGGGTGTACCTGGGCCACCTGGCGGGGCTTTCCCCTGCGGGGTCTGCGGTCCTTGGGGCCATGGCCGCCAGCGCCTCCTACATCGCCGCCCCCGCCGCGGTGCGCATCGCCCTGCCCGAGGCCAACCCCAGCCTGTACCTGGCGGCCAGCCTGGCGGTGACCTTTCCCTTTAACCTGATCCTGGGGATTCCCCTCTACCACGCCCTTGCGGGCCTCCTTGGGGGGTGAGGGTATGGAGCTGGTGCGGCTGAAGCTGGTGACCATCGTGGCGGAAAGCCTCTTGGAAAAGCGGCTGGTGGAGGAGATCAAGCGCCTGGGGGCCAAGGGCTACACCATCACCCCCGCCCGGGGGGAGGGTTCCCGGGGCCTCAGGAGCGTGGACTGGGAGGGGCAGAACATCCGCCTCGAGACCATCGTAAGCGAGGAGGTGGCCCTAAAGATCCTGAAGAAGCTCCAGGAGGAGTACTTCCCCCACTACGCGGTGATCGCCTACGTGGAGAACGTGGAGGTGGTGCGGGGAGACAAGTACATCTAGCCCCGCCCCAGCCCAAAAAGGAACCCCCCAGGAAGCGCCTGGGG harbors:
- a CDS encoding P-II family nitrogen regulator, whose translation is MELVRLKLVTIVAESLLEKRLVEEIKRLGAKGYTITPARGEGSRGLRSVDWEGQNIRLETIVSEEVALKILKKLQEEYFPHYAVIAYVENVEVVRGDKYI